One part of the Microtus ochrogaster isolate Prairie Vole_2 chromosome 18, MicOch1.0, whole genome shotgun sequence genome encodes these proteins:
- the LOC101993333 gene encoding interferon-inducible GTPase 1-like → MGQLFSDTSNNEDNGDLVSSANKYFLKIKAETKIISQETIHLIELHLKKGNIQGANSVINNALKNIDNAPINIAVTGESGAGKSSFINALRGIGPEDQNAAEVGVTETTMMRTSYQHPKIETLVLWDLPGIGTTNFPPKDYLEKVKFQEYDFFIIVSATRLTKHELDLAKAIRFMKKNYYFVRTKVDNDLQNEMESKPRSFNKAETLQQMRSYSVNTFTQNNMDIPQIFLISNRHLSDYDFPVLMDTLIKDIPNQKRHNLMLSLPNITKAAIDRKNKSMQQYIWLEAFKAGLLATVPVVGMIRDDVEKLKEKLNHYRVLFGVDDESLQVMAKESQVPVEQLRKIIKSPYLLETEKEETLGELFLKYLEKFASANGGLLASGLYFRKTFYLQFLFLDTVTEDAKVLLRETYSKI, encoded by the coding sequence ATGGGTCAGTTATTCTCTGACACATCTAACAATGAAGACAATGGAGATTTGGTGTCCAGCgccaataaatattttctgaagatTAAGGCAGAAACCAAAATCATTTCTCAGGAGACCATTCATTTAATAGAACTTCATCTgaaaaaaggaaacattcaaGGGGCAAATTCTGtaataaataatgctttaaaaaatattgataatgCCCCAATAAACATTGCTGTGACTGGAGAGTCTGGAGCAGGGAAGTCCAGCTTCATCAATGCCCTGAGAGGGATAGGACCTGAAGACCAAAATGCAGCTGAAGTGGGGGTAACTGAGACAACTATGATGAGAACTTCATACCAACACCCCAAAATTGAAACGTTGGTTTTATGGGACCTGCCTGGCATTGGAACTACGAACTTTCCACCAAAAGATTATCTGGAGAAAGTGAAATTCCAAGAGTATGATTTCTTCATTATTGTTTCTGCCACACGTCTTACAAAACATGAACTAGACCTTGCCAAAGCAATCagattcatgaaaaaaaattactacttTGTACGAACCAAGGTGGACAAtgatttacaaaatgaaatgGAATCCAAACCACGTAGCTTTAACAAAGCAGAGACCCTGCAGCAGATGAGAAGCTACTCTGTGAACACCTTCACTCAGAATAACATGGATATTCCACAGATTTTCTTGATTTCGAACAGACATTTATCTGACTATGATTTTCCAGTCTTGATGGACACTTTGATAAAGGATATTCCTAATCAAAAGCGCCACAATCTTATGCTTTCCTTGCCTAATATTACCAAGGCAGCCATTGACAGAAAGAACAAGTCTATGCAGCAGTATATTTGGTTGGAAGCCTTCAAGGCTGGACTTTTGGCTACTGTTCCTGTAGTGGGCATGATCAGGGATGATGTGGAGAAGCTGAAGGAGAAGTTAAACCACTATCGAGTCCTCTTTGGAGTGGATGATGAATCCCTGCAAGTCATGGCTAAGGAATCTCAAGTGCCTGTTgaacaattaagaaaaatcattaaATCACCTTATTTGTTAGAAACcgagaaagaagaaacattaggagaattgtttttaaaatatttggagaaatttGCCTCAGCTAATGGTGGGCTCCTTGCTTCAGGTCTTTACTTTAGAAAAACCTTTTACTTACAATTTCTTTTCCTTGACACAGTGACTGAAGATGCCAAAGTTCTCCTTAGAGAGACATATTCAAAAATATAG